A single Bos mutus isolate GX-2022 chromosome 16, NWIPB_WYAK_1.1, whole genome shotgun sequence DNA region contains:
- the LBR gene encoding delta(14)-sterol reductase LBR, translated as MPSRKFADGEVVRGRWPGSSLYYEVEILSHDSNSQLYNVKYKDGTELELKESDIKPLTSFRQRKSGSTSSSPSRRRGSRSRSRSRSPGRLPKGSRRSASASYQADLKEARKEARKDMLEVKLTPLVLKPFGNSINRYNGEPELIERNDMPHKHTQEKFHLSQESSHIPTQYSLRARRDEIKLKEVESKEEIVVTKRPALLRTSEVTATQSKDLEFGGVPGVFLIMLGLPAFLFLLLLMCKQKEPSLLNFPPPLPALGDLWETRVFGAYLLWFLLQALFHLLPIGKVVEGTPLTDGRRLKYRLNGFYAFILTSALVGACFFWNVELYYVYRHFLQFALAAILFATGLSVYLYARALKAPQDELSPASSGNAIYDFFIGRELNPRIGTFDLKYFCELRPGLIGWVVINLVMLLAEMKEQNRAVPSLAMILVNSFQLLYVVDALWNEEALLTTMDIIHDGFGFMLAFGDLVWVPFIYSFQAFYLVSHPNELSWPMASLIIALKLCGFVIFRCANSQKNAFRKNPADPRLAHLKTIHTSTGKNLLVSGWWGFVRHPNYLGDLIMALAWSLPCGFNHILPYFYVIYFTILLVHREARDEHHCRKKYGLAWEKYCQRVPYRIVPYIY; from the exons ATGCCAAGTAGGAAATTTGCCGATGGTGAGGTGGTAAGAGGTCGATGGCCTGGGAGTTCGCTTTACTATGAAGTAGAAATTCTGAGCCATGACAGCAACTCCCAGCTTTACAACGTGAAATACAAAGATGGAACTGAACTTGAATTGAAAGAGAGTGATATCAAG CCTTTAACCTCCTTCAGGCAAAGGAAAAGTGGCTCGACTTCTAGTTCTCCCTCCAGACGCCGGGGGAGCCGCTCGAGGTCTCGCTCCCGGTCCCCTGGCCGGCTCCCAAAAGGTTCCCGCCGATCCGCCTCAGCATCGTACCAGGCTGACCTgaaggaagcaaggaaggaagcCAGGAAAGACATGTTGGAAGTTAAACTGACTCCGCTGGTGCTG AAGCCATTTGGAAACAGCATCAACAGATACAATGGGGAGCCCGAGCTCATCGAGAGGAATGACATgcctcacaaacacacacag gaaaaattcCACTTGTCACAAGAGAGTAGTCATATACCTACACAGTATAGCCTTCGTGCGAGAAGAGACGAGATCAAATTAAAAGAAGTAGAGTCGAAGGAAGAAATAGTTGTCACAAAAAGACCTGCATTGTTGAGAACCTCTGAAGTGacagccacacagtcaaaggacttGGAGTTCGGAGGAGTGCCTG GTGTTTTTCTCATCATGCTTGGCCTGCCGGCCTTCCTCTTCCTGTTGCTGTTGATGTGTAAGCAGAAAGAGCCCAGTCTTCTGAATTTCCCGCCTCCTCTGCCAGCTTTGGGTGACTTATGGGAAACCAGAGTCTTTGGGGCCTACCTCCTCTGGTTTCTCCTTCAGGCTCTGTTCCACTTACTGCCGATTGGAAAG gTTGTAGAAGGAACACCTCTTACTGATGGAAGAAGACTCAAGTACAGAttaaatg gattcTATGCTTTTATCCTGACATCTGCACTCGTCGGAGCGTGTTTCTTCTGGAATGTCGAGCTTTACTATGTGTACCGTCACTTCCTGCAGTTTGCGCTTGCAGCCATTCTTTTTGCCACGGGCTTGAGTGTTTACCTCTATGCCAGGGCTTTGAAAGCGCCCCAGGATGAACTGTCACCCGCCAGCTCTG GAAATGCCATCTATGATTTCTTCATTGGCCGGGAGTTAAACCCTCGGATTGGTACTTTTGATCTCAAGTACTTTTGTGAATTGCGTCCCGGATTGATTGGATgg GTGGTCATTAACCTTGTGATGCTTTTGGCTGAGATGAAGGAACAGAATCGCGCTGTTCCATCATTAGCAATGATTTTGGTCAACAGTTTCCAGCTCCTGTACGTGGTAGATGCTCTCTGGAATGAG GAAGCATTATTGACAACCATGGACATTATCCATGATGGATTTGGATTCATGCTGGCTTTTGGAGATTTGGTGTGGGTTCCATTTATCTACAGCTTTCAGGCCTTTTATTTAGTCAGTCATCCAAATGAACTGTCTTGGCCAATGGCTTCTCTAATCATTGCTCTGAAAC tatgCGGATTTGTAATCTTCCGATGTGCAAATTCTCAGAAAAATGCATTCCGGAAAAACCCCGCTGATCCAAGGCTTGCAC ATTTAAAAACCATTCATACTTCAACGGGAAAAAATCTTCTTGTTTCTGGATGGTGGGGTTTTGTTCGCCACCCCAATTACTTGGGTGATCTCATCATGGCCCTGGCGTGGTCCCTCCCATGTG GTTTCAATCACATTCTGCCGTATTTCTACGTGATTTATTTCACCATCTTGCTGGTGCACCGGGAAGCCCGCGACGAGCACCACTGTAGGAAGAAGTATGGCCTGGCGTGGGAGAAGTACTGCCAGCGAGTCCCCTACCGCATAGTCCCCTACATCTACTGA